In Pseudomonas poae, a single genomic region encodes these proteins:
- a CDS encoding ABC transporter ATP-binding protein, with protein sequence MSEALLKVDGLQVRYGAIEAVKSLDLHINEGERVTLIGANGAGKTSSLKALTGLLPASRGEIRFAGQSILGQAPEKLLRQGIAMVPEGRGIFARMSVLENLQAGAFLRRDNEQVQREMRQLYEHFPRLEERLHQSAGLLSGGEQQMLALARALLSRPRLLILDEPSMGLAPIMVEKIFQVIDDVCRQGMTLLLVEQNARLALQVTDRAYVMDTGRISLTGPSQDLLEHPEVRSAYLGE encoded by the coding sequence ATGTCTGAAGCACTCTTGAAAGTCGACGGCTTGCAGGTGCGCTACGGCGCCATTGAAGCCGTCAAATCCCTCGACCTGCATATCAACGAAGGCGAACGCGTCACGCTGATCGGCGCCAACGGCGCGGGCAAGACTTCCAGCCTCAAGGCCCTGACCGGCTTGCTGCCGGCGTCCAGGGGTGAGATCCGTTTTGCCGGCCAATCGATTCTCGGCCAGGCACCGGAAAAACTGCTACGCCAGGGCATCGCCATGGTCCCTGAAGGCCGTGGGATATTCGCGCGCATGAGCGTGTTGGAAAATCTGCAGGCCGGTGCGTTTCTGCGCCGCGACAATGAGCAAGTGCAGCGCGAAATGCGCCAACTGTACGAACACTTCCCGCGCCTGGAAGAACGCTTGCACCAGTCTGCCGGCCTGCTCTCGGGCGGCGAGCAACAAATGCTCGCCCTGGCCCGCGCGCTGCTGTCGCGCCCGCGCTTGTTGATCCTCGATGAACCGTCCATGGGCCTGGCGCCGATCATGGTGGAGAAGATTTTCCAGGTAATCGACGACGTCTGCCGCCAGGGCATGACCCTGTTGCTGGTGGAACAGAACGCACGGTTGGCGCTGCAAGTCACCGACCGCGCCTACGTGATGGACACCGGGCGTATCAGCCTCACCGGCCCCTCGCAGGATTTGCTGGAACACCCCGAAGTACGCAGCGCGTACCTCGGCGAATGA
- a CDS encoding ABC transporter ATP-binding protein, translated as MNAPLLQIDKVNKHFGGVAALTDVSLSIQPGEIYGLIGPNGAGKTTFFNVMTGLYTPDSGRFQLDGRDYQPTSVHQVAEAGIARTFQNIRLFNSMSALENVMVGRHVRTRNGLWAALSQHRRAREEEAQTRAHAHRLLAYVGLAGYANYRADSLSYGHQRRLEIARALATEPRLLALDEPAAGMNASEKVQLRGLLEKIRDDGHTLLLIEHDVKLVMGVCDRISVLDYGQVIAVGPPAEVRQHPAVIQAYLGASAHV; from the coding sequence ATGAACGCACCGTTGTTGCAGATCGACAAGGTCAACAAGCACTTCGGCGGCGTCGCGGCGCTGACTGACGTGAGCCTGAGCATCCAGCCCGGCGAGATCTACGGCTTGATCGGCCCCAATGGTGCCGGCAAGACCACGTTCTTCAACGTGATGACCGGGCTCTACACCCCGGATTCCGGGCGCTTCCAGCTCGATGGCCGTGACTACCAGCCCACCAGCGTGCACCAAGTGGCCGAAGCGGGCATCGCGCGCACCTTCCAGAACATCCGTCTGTTCAACAGCATGAGCGCCCTGGAAAACGTCATGGTCGGGCGCCACGTGCGCACCCGCAATGGTCTGTGGGCAGCGTTGAGCCAGCACCGCCGTGCGCGGGAAGAAGAGGCGCAGACCCGCGCCCACGCCCATCGCCTGCTCGCTTATGTGGGGCTGGCCGGCTACGCCAATTACCGTGCCGACAGCCTGAGCTACGGCCACCAACGCCGCCTGGAAATCGCCCGTGCCCTCGCCACTGAGCCACGCCTGTTGGCGCTGGATGAACCGGCAGCGGGCATGAACGCCAGCGAGAAAGTGCAACTGCGCGGCCTGCTGGAAAAGATCCGCGACGATGGCCACACGCTCTTGCTGATCGAACACGACGTAAAACTGGTGATGGGCGTGTGCGACCGCATCAGCGTATTGGATTACGGCCAAGTCATCGCCGTGGGTCCGCCGGCTGAGGTGCGCCAACACCCGGCGGTGATCCAGGCCTATCTGGGAGCCAGTGCGCATGTCTGA
- a CDS encoding AraC family transcriptional regulator — translation MNNDLDELRRRVLRAENTWTDTGLPRVSMVCAEACADQVYPPMLHLVLQGTKTLSIGDQVSTYGPSSYFVVPVEVPATGQVHPHTAELPYLALSLTLEPAVIAAVLADERPKAERPRAQRFTAVQAPEEMIDAWLRMMRLMDRPYEAAVLAPMIEREIVFRALQGPLRETLMEMARPDGRLAQIRRATEWIRQHYTEPFRVEPLAAMTDMSVAAFYRHFKAITAMTPIQYQKRLRLLRARWLLLFDTLDAASIAFTVGYESASQFSREYARLFGLPPVKDAARFKSHA, via the coding sequence ATGAATAACGACCTGGATGAACTGCGCCGCCGCGTGCTGCGCGCAGAAAATACGTGGACCGACACCGGCCTGCCTCGCGTCTCGATGGTGTGCGCCGAAGCCTGCGCCGATCAGGTGTACCCGCCGATGCTGCACCTGGTGCTGCAGGGCACGAAAACCTTGTCCATCGGTGATCAGGTGTCTACCTACGGGCCGTCCAGTTATTTCGTGGTGCCGGTGGAGGTCCCGGCGACTGGGCAGGTTCACCCTCATACAGCCGAGCTCCCCTACCTGGCCCTTAGCCTCACGCTCGAACCGGCGGTGATTGCAGCCGTGTTGGCAGATGAACGGCCGAAGGCTGAACGGCCACGCGCCCAACGCTTCACGGCGGTGCAGGCACCAGAGGAAATGATTGATGCCTGGTTGCGCATGATGCGGCTGATGGATCGCCCCTACGAAGCGGCCGTATTGGCACCGATGATTGAGCGAGAGATTGTGTTTCGAGCGCTGCAAGGGCCCTTGCGCGAAACCCTGATGGAGATGGCACGCCCCGATGGGCGACTGGCTCAGATCCGCCGGGCCACCGAGTGGATCCGCCAGCACTACACCGAACCCTTTCGAGTGGAACCGCTGGCGGCCATGACCGACATGAGCGTGGCGGCGTTCTACCGACATTTCAAAGCCATCACCGCCATGACCCCCATCCAGTATCAGAAACGCCTGCGCCTGTTGCGGGCACGTTGGTTGCTGCTGTTCGACACCCTGGATGCGGCATCCATCGCCTTCACGGTGGGGTATGAAAGCGCCTCGCAGTTCAGCCGCGAGTATGCGCGGCTGTTCGGTTTGCCGCCGGTGAAGGATGCGGCGCGGTTCAAAAGCCACGCTTGA
- a CDS encoding nuclear transport factor 2 family protein produces the protein MTDLQTAAEKIVVIDTLHRFAAGIDLKDSALLASAFTANAVSDFRPAAAKAGFEYPVLEGRDTIVSTLFGALGSLDTTHSVSNARVTIEGDSARLDALVEAQHVPQSDPSRHYLMKNRYDVELVREGGEWLIQRVTVDNVWRSGDPAVLAGI, from the coding sequence ATGACAGACCTGCAAACCGCCGCCGAAAAAATCGTGGTGATCGACACTTTGCATCGCTTTGCCGCGGGCATCGATCTGAAAGACTCCGCTTTGCTGGCTTCAGCATTCACCGCCAACGCCGTCTCGGACTTTCGTCCGGCCGCCGCCAAGGCTGGCTTTGAGTACCCGGTGCTGGAAGGCCGCGACACCATCGTTAGCACGCTGTTCGGCGCCCTTGGCTCGCTTGACACGACCCATTCCGTGAGCAATGCACGGGTGACGATCGAGGGTGACAGCGCGCGTCTGGATGCCTTGGTGGAAGCGCAGCACGTGCCGCAAAGCGACCCGTCGCGGCATTACCTGATGAAGAACCGCTATGACGTCGAGCTGGTGCGCGAGGGCGGCGAATGGCTGATCCAGCGCGTGACCGTGGACAACGTGTGGCGCTCAGGTGACCCGGCAGTCCTGGCCGGAATCTGA
- a CDS encoding Zn-dependent hydrolase, with protein sequence MNNLARVNGERLWGSLMEMAQIGATEKGGVSRLALTDEDRRGRDLFVHWCEAAGCSIRVDAMGNIFARRAGRHDHLAPVITGSHGDSQPFGGKYDGIYGVLAGVEVLRSLNDLGIETDRPIEVVNWTNEEGSRFAPAMISSGVYAGVFDLEYGLSREDKSGVTIGQALQAIGYAGPHPVGGQAIHAAFELHIEQGPILEAQDITIGVVTGAQGQRWYEVELTGRSAHAGTTPMDHRLDALLGFARVVEAVNGLGLEQGAEGRATVGMANIFPNSRNVVPGRVFFSVEFRHPDEAVLARQDQQLRDAVAGIAEAIGLGHSVKQIFQYAPIAFDAGCVEVVRASAEALGYSHRPMISGAGHDACYLNKVAPTAMIFVPCVDGLSHNEAEEISQEWSTAGADVLLQAILAKSHL encoded by the coding sequence ATGAATAACCTGGCGCGGGTGAACGGCGAGCGCCTGTGGGGCTCGCTGATGGAGATGGCGCAAATCGGCGCCACCGAAAAGGGCGGCGTATCGCGCCTGGCCCTGACCGATGAAGACCGCCGAGGCCGCGACCTGTTCGTGCACTGGTGCGAGGCCGCCGGCTGCAGCATTCGCGTGGACGCCATGGGCAATATCTTCGCCCGGCGTGCCGGTCGGCATGACCATCTGGCCCCGGTGATCACCGGCTCCCACGGCGACTCCCAACCTTTTGGCGGCAAGTACGACGGCATCTATGGCGTGCTCGCCGGGGTGGAAGTGCTGCGCAGCCTGAATGACCTGGGCATCGAAACCGACCGGCCCATCGAAGTGGTCAACTGGACCAACGAAGAAGGCTCGCGGTTTGCTCCGGCGATGATTTCGTCGGGCGTCTACGCCGGTGTGTTTGACCTGGAATACGGTTTGTCCCGCGAGGACAAGTCGGGCGTGACCATTGGCCAGGCGCTGCAAGCAATTGGCTACGCCGGGCCCCATCCGGTTGGCGGCCAAGCGATACATGCCGCGTTTGAACTGCATATCGAACAAGGCCCGATCCTTGAGGCGCAGGACATCACCATCGGCGTCGTTACCGGTGCCCAAGGTCAACGCTGGTACGAAGTGGAACTGACCGGCCGCAGTGCCCACGCAGGGACCACACCCATGGACCATCGCCTGGATGCCTTGCTCGGCTTTGCCCGCGTGGTCGAGGCGGTCAACGGCCTAGGCCTGGAGCAGGGCGCCGAAGGGCGTGCCACGGTCGGCATGGCAAATATCTTCCCCAACTCGCGCAACGTGGTGCCGGGGCGGGTGTTTTTCAGCGTGGAGTTCCGTCACCCGGATGAAGCGGTGTTGGCGCGTCAGGACCAGCAGTTACGCGACGCCGTAGCAGGTATCGCCGAGGCGATTGGCTTGGGGCACAGCGTGAAGCAGATCTTCCAGTACGCGCCGATTGCGTTTGACGCGGGTTGTGTCGAGGTGGTGCGGGCCTCGGCCGAGGCGCTGGGCTACAGCCATCGACCGATGATTTCCGGTGCCGGGCATGATGCCTGCTACCTGAACAAGGTGGCGCCGACAGCGATGATTTTTGTGCCGTGTGTGGATGGGCTTAGCCACAACGAAGCGGAAGAGATTTCCCAGGAATGGTCGACGGCGGGGGCGGATGTGCTGCTTCAGGCCATTCTGGCCAAGTCCCACCTCTAA
- a CDS encoding sulfonate ABC transporter substrate-binding protein, protein MTFKRSSLTLLAASLAAATALLSPGAQAEGKISIAQQFGIGYLILDVVRDQNLIEKHGKEQGLDIQVEWNSISGATAMNESLLAGALDVVSAGVPPMLTLWDRTKGKQNVKAIASLGSMPNYLLTNNPNVKTLKDFTEKDRIAVPAAGVGFQSRTLQIETAKQFGDANYKKFDDISISLAHPDATAALIAGGSEINAHFSSPPFQYQELLNPNVHKVLSSYDILGGQATFNVLYTTQKFHDDNPKTYKAFYDALAEAEKIIKADKPAAAKAYIRVEQSKLPLDLVEKIVQDPEIDFTIVPQRTYIYAEKLQELGVLKNKAASWKDYFFEEAHGGNGS, encoded by the coding sequence ATGACCTTCAAGCGCTCCTCCCTGACCCTGCTGGCCGCCTCATTGGCTGCCGCGACGGCCTTGCTCAGCCCTGGTGCCCAGGCCGAAGGCAAGATCAGCATCGCCCAGCAATTTGGCATCGGCTACCTGATCCTCGACGTGGTGCGCGACCAGAACTTGATCGAAAAGCACGGCAAGGAACAGGGCCTGGATATCCAGGTGGAGTGGAACAGCATTTCCGGCGCTACCGCGATGAACGAGTCGCTGCTGGCCGGCGCGCTGGACGTGGTGTCGGCCGGTGTGCCGCCGATGCTCACCCTGTGGGACCGTACCAAGGGCAAGCAGAACGTCAAGGCTATCGCCTCCCTGGGGTCGATGCCGAATTACCTGCTGACCAACAACCCCAACGTAAAAACCCTCAAGGACTTCACTGAGAAAGACCGCATTGCCGTGCCCGCCGCTGGCGTGGGTTTCCAGTCGCGCACCTTGCAGATCGAGACTGCCAAGCAGTTCGGCGATGCCAACTACAAGAAGTTTGACGACATCTCCATCAGCCTCGCTCACCCCGATGCCACCGCCGCGCTGATTGCCGGTGGTTCGGAGATCAACGCGCACTTCTCCAGCCCGCCGTTCCAGTACCAGGAACTGTTGAATCCCAATGTGCACAAGGTGCTCAGTTCCTACGACATACTGGGTGGGCAGGCGACGTTCAACGTGCTCTACACCACGCAAAAATTCCACGACGACAACCCCAAGACCTACAAGGCGTTTTATGACGCGCTGGCCGAGGCCGAGAAGATCATCAAGGCCGACAAACCGGCAGCGGCCAAGGCTTACATCCGCGTAGAACAGTCGAAGTTGCCGTTGGATCTGGTGGAGAAGATCGTCCAGGACCCGGAGATCGATTTCACCATCGTGCCGCAGCGAACCTATATCTATGCCGAGAAATTGCAGGAATTGGGCGTGCTGAAAAACAAGGCGGCGAGCTGGAAGGACTACTTCTTCGAAGAGGCCCATGGCGGTAACGGCAGCTAA
- a CDS encoding SDR family oxidoreductase, whose translation MSVIVITGGSRGIGASTAELCARQGHGVILTYNRHPDAAQAVVQRIEADGGRAVALKLDVANVSTFAAFGEAVAQTLNSTWGVNTLSGLVNNAGYGLFNPLESVTEAQFDGLFNVHLKGPFFLTQTLLPLLEEHASIVNLTSATTRVATAGVAPYAAFKGGLDVLTRYMAKEFGERRIRANAVSPGAIRTELGGGLNDEFEALLAGQTALGRVGEPDDVARVIAMLLSEEGRWINAQTIEVAGGYII comes from the coding sequence ATGAGCGTCATCGTGATTACCGGAGGCAGCCGCGGGATCGGTGCCAGTACCGCCGAACTCTGTGCTCGCCAGGGGCATGGCGTGATCCTCACCTATAACCGCCACCCGGATGCGGCGCAGGCGGTGGTGCAACGTATCGAAGCGGACGGCGGTAGGGCGGTGGCGCTGAAGCTGGACGTTGCCAACGTCAGCACATTCGCCGCATTCGGCGAAGCCGTGGCGCAGACCCTGAACAGTACCTGGGGTGTAAACACCCTGAGTGGCTTGGTCAACAACGCCGGCTACGGCTTGTTCAACCCGCTGGAGTCGGTGACCGAAGCGCAGTTCGACGGACTGTTCAATGTGCACCTCAAAGGTCCGTTCTTTCTTACCCAGACCTTGCTGCCGCTGCTGGAAGAACACGCCAGCATCGTCAACCTCACCAGCGCCACCACCCGCGTTGCCACGGCGGGCGTCGCGCCATACGCCGCATTCAAAGGCGGCCTGGACGTGCTCACCCGCTACATGGCCAAGGAGTTTGGCGAGCGCCGTATACGCGCCAATGCCGTGTCCCCCGGCGCGATCCGCACGGAACTCGGCGGCGGCTTGAACGACGAGTTCGAAGCCCTGTTGGCCGGGCAAACTGCCCTGGGGCGTGTGGGAGAACCGGACGACGTGGCGCGGGTCATCGCTATGCTGCTGTCGGAAGAAGGCCGTTGGATCAACGCCCAGACCATTGAAGTCGCCGGCGGCTACATCATCTGA
- a CDS encoding AraC family transcriptional regulator, translating to MTASAENRRTETGIPRVAMVQGAIPEHMLAAVYDPMINLILQGSKCMTVGDRTLHYDPATYFVMSIELPAVGVVNPASTGEPYLAVSLTLDPTVLTTLLNDLPPPNGRCEQEAGFSVAAVTPALMDAWVRMLRLMGDPVAIAALAPAYEREILYHVLQGPHGWMLREIAAPDTAMARVSRAIQWIRRDYAEPIRVEALASMATMSVSAFHRHFKAVTNLSPLQYQKRVRLLQARTLMVASASSVTSAAFEVGYESATQFSRDYARVFGLPPARDTARILAHNRGL from the coding sequence TTGACCGCAAGCGCCGAAAACCGCCGCACCGAGACCGGCATCCCGCGGGTGGCGATGGTCCAGGGGGCCATTCCCGAGCATATGCTCGCGGCCGTTTATGACCCGATGATCAACCTGATCCTGCAAGGCAGTAAGTGCATGACCGTGGGCGATCGCACGCTGCACTACGACCCCGCGACCTATTTTGTGATGTCCATCGAGTTACCCGCCGTGGGTGTGGTGAACCCGGCGAGTACCGGCGAGCCGTACCTGGCGGTCAGCCTGACGCTGGACCCCACGGTGCTGACCACGCTGCTCAACGACCTGCCACCTCCCAACGGGCGTTGCGAGCAGGAAGCCGGGTTTTCGGTGGCAGCGGTGACGCCCGCATTAATGGACGCCTGGGTGCGCATGCTGCGGTTGATGGGCGATCCGGTGGCCATTGCCGCGCTGGCGCCTGCGTATGAGCGGGAGATCCTCTACCACGTGCTGCAAGGCCCCCACGGCTGGATGCTGCGCGAGATTGCCGCACCGGACACAGCCATGGCGCGGGTCAGCCGAGCGATCCAGTGGATTCGTCGTGACTATGCCGAACCGATCCGCGTGGAGGCGCTGGCTTCGATGGCGACGATGAGTGTTTCGGCGTTTCACCGCCACTTCAAGGCTGTAACCAACCTGAGCCCGTTGCAGTACCAGAAGCGCGTGCGGTTGTTACAGGCGCGCACATTGATGGTGGCCAGTGCCAGCAGCGTAACCAGTGCGGCGTTTGAGGTGGGGTATGAAAGTGCGACCCAGTTCAGTCGGGACTATGCGCGGGTGTTCGGCTTGCCGCCGGCACGGGATACCGCACGAATTCTGGCCCACAACCGAGGGTTGTAG
- a CDS encoding glucose 1-dehydrogenase: MKLDGKIAVVTGASKGIGAGIAKGLAAAGATVVVNYANSKPDADAVVAQIQAQGGNAISVQADMSSGVDVTRLFDTVRETFGRLDILVNNAGVAVFQMIEDLTEEAFHKQFNLNVLGYLLAVREASKLLGQGASIINISSILSTDPYLASSVYSATKGAVDTLTFALARELGPKGIRVNSILPGHTNTPATDGNFAGEFGQSLIAGTPLGRFGEPEDIAPLAVFLASEEAHWVTGESVRASGGVRGVGY; encoded by the coding sequence ATGAAGCTCGACGGAAAAATCGCAGTGGTCACCGGTGCCTCCAAAGGTATCGGCGCGGGTATCGCCAAAGGCTTGGCGGCGGCAGGCGCAACCGTAGTGGTCAACTATGCCAACAGCAAACCCGACGCGGACGCCGTAGTGGCCCAGATTCAGGCGCAGGGCGGCAACGCCATCAGCGTGCAGGCGGACATGAGTTCAGGCGTCGACGTGACGCGCTTGTTCGACACAGTGCGAGAGACTTTCGGCAGGTTGGATATCCTGGTCAACAACGCCGGTGTGGCGGTGTTCCAGATGATCGAGGACCTGACCGAAGAGGCTTTCCACAAGCAGTTCAACCTCAACGTGCTGGGCTATTTGCTGGCGGTGCGGGAAGCGTCGAAGTTACTCGGGCAGGGCGCCAGCATCATCAATATCAGTTCGATCCTCAGTACCGACCCCTACCTGGCCTCCAGCGTGTACTCGGCCACCAAAGGCGCGGTGGATACGCTGACCTTCGCCCTGGCACGCGAGTTGGGGCCGAAGGGCATCCGGGTCAACTCGATCTTGCCGGGGCATACCAACACGCCGGCCACCGATGGCAATTTTGCCGGTGAGTTTGGCCAGTCGTTGATTGCCGGTACGCCGCTGGGGCGTTTCGGCGAGCCCGAGGATATTGCGCCGCTGGCGGTGTTCCTGGCCAGCGAAGAGGCTCATTGGGTTACCGGGGAATCCGTCCGCGCATCGGGAGGTGTGCGCGGCGTCGGTTACTGA
- a CDS encoding branched-chain amino acid ABC transporter substrate-binding protein, which produces MNTLKKTALIGLALSSLASAVAQADQTVLIGLAGPLTGPSARIGKDLENGARLAIDQANAKHPKINGEAVTFKLVSEDDQSDPRTAVTVAQRLVDEGVVGVVGHWNTGTSIPAARVYHDAGIAQVAPVATGHAYTQQGFDTSFRIMGHDDDGGQVAGDYALNTLKAKRIAVIDDRTAFGQGLADQFVKSIEAGGAKVVGREYVDDKTIDFSAVLTNIRSQNPDLIFFGGVDSQAAPLARRIKQLGIKAPLMGAGGFVSQTFLELAQNEGEGVIALEPGLAISQMPGGKAFEQAYKERYKHGIELHAPFAYDGVGVLVAAIEKADSVDPQKYLPVLRAISYPGVTGTIAFDAEGNLKKPSFTVYQVKANQWQPVSVAGGK; this is translated from the coding sequence ATGAATACGTTGAAGAAAACCGCACTGATCGGCTTGGCCCTGAGCAGCCTGGCCAGCGCCGTCGCCCAAGCCGACCAGACCGTACTGATCGGCCTGGCTGGTCCGCTCACTGGCCCCTCGGCACGGATCGGCAAAGACCTGGAAAACGGCGCCAGGCTGGCCATCGACCAAGCCAACGCCAAGCACCCGAAGATCAACGGTGAAGCCGTGACCTTCAAGCTGGTTTCCGAAGATGACCAGTCCGACCCGCGTACCGCCGTCACCGTGGCCCAGCGTCTGGTGGATGAAGGTGTGGTCGGCGTGGTTGGCCATTGGAACACCGGCACCAGCATCCCGGCAGCGCGGGTTTACCACGATGCCGGTATTGCCCAGGTCGCCCCAGTGGCTACAGGTCATGCGTACACCCAGCAAGGCTTTGATACGAGCTTTCGCATCATGGGCCATGACGACGATGGCGGTCAGGTGGCCGGCGACTATGCGTTGAACACACTCAAGGCCAAGCGCATCGCTGTAATCGACGACCGTACCGCGTTCGGCCAGGGCCTGGCGGACCAGTTCGTCAAGTCCATCGAGGCCGGTGGCGCCAAGGTGGTGGGGCGTGAGTACGTGGACGACAAGACCATCGACTTCAGCGCCGTGCTGACCAATATCCGCAGCCAGAACCCGGACCTGATCTTCTTCGGCGGCGTTGACTCTCAGGCCGCACCGCTGGCCCGTCGCATCAAGCAGTTGGGCATCAAGGCGCCATTGATGGGCGCCGGTGGTTTTGTCAGCCAGACGTTCCTGGAGCTGGCGCAGAACGAAGGCGAGGGCGTGATTGCGCTGGAACCGGGCTTGGCGATCTCGCAGATGCCCGGCGGCAAGGCGTTCGAACAGGCGTACAAAGAACGCTACAAGCACGGTATCGAACTGCATGCCCCGTTCGCCTATGACGGCGTGGGCGTGCTGGTCGCGGCCATCGAGAAGGCCGACTCGGTTGACCCGCAGAAATACCTGCCGGTCTTGCGCGCCATCAGCTACCCGGGCGTGACCGGCACCATTGCGTTCGATGCCGAAGGCAACTTGAAGAAACCGTCGTTCACCGTTTACCAGGTCAAGGCCAACCAATGGCAGCCGGTCAGCGTGGCAGGCGGCAAGTAA
- a CDS encoding 2-amino-thiazoline-4-carboxylic acid hydrolase — translation MSKLEGELGILARRRIEAEIIKPIYEILKREQGQAFAAAVIGEAVGNAAIQAGKHFAALEEQADLKSFVELQVLWEKDDALKVEIIASDAEHYDYDVKRCRYAEMYNEMGLGEIGHLLSCNRDELFIVGYNPDIELTRTQTIMGGAHHCDFRYRAKPHE, via the coding sequence ATGAGCAAACTGGAAGGTGAACTGGGCATTCTGGCCCGGCGGCGGATCGAGGCCGAAATCATCAAGCCGATCTACGAGATTCTCAAGCGCGAGCAGGGCCAGGCGTTTGCCGCAGCGGTGATCGGCGAGGCCGTGGGCAACGCGGCGATCCAGGCGGGCAAGCATTTTGCCGCGCTGGAAGAGCAGGCCGACCTCAAGAGCTTCGTCGAGCTGCAAGTGCTGTGGGAGAAGGACGACGCGCTGAAAGTCGAGATCATCGCCAGCGATGCCGAGCACTACGACTATGACGTCAAGCGCTGCCGCTACGCCGAGATGTACAACGAGATGGGCCTGGGCGAGATCGGCCACTTGCTGTCGTGCAACCGCGACGAGCTGTTTATCGTCGGCTATAACCCGGACATTGAACTGACTCGCACCCAGACCATCATGGGCGGCGCGCACCATTGCGATTTCCGTTATCGGGCCAAACCCCATGAATAA